CAAAACTGATTTTATGGCTCAATATGGCATTTGCTCAGATCCCAATTAACCAATTTAGGAAGGATGCCGACAGAATAGTGAAACAATCAAGAGATGAATAAAACAAGGTTTGGCATCATTGAAGCAATCATAACATATAAGAAGTCAATGTACATTATAATGAGGATGAAAACAGATTCTCAATCTTCTATAGTCACAGTTAAATGGCATAGGATTCCTGATTATCTTTCAACAAACATTCTCACGTAAAATTTCAAAATCTGTCATGATTATATAATACCAAAAGATGTAGCATATAAAATTGAAGCTTCAAAGTGCTTGTGAGTTGTGACTTACACCATTAAGAGTACAACTCTACCATTCAATATACTCACCACAAACTTGCCAAAGATGAGAAGACAAATTTTCGTCCATCTTTTCATTGCATGGCTTCTGCTTGCAGTTTCTGCACTCAATCACGTCACTGCGAATTTTCAGGCTATTCAACCAGGTGATTCTTCTTATTACACAATAGCTTGCacttaatatttgttttttgtacAAGCTTGCGTACAATTCTGATTGAATGTGTGTCCGCCTCCGGCGTCCAACACGAACAGATATAATTACATTCAAAGGAGAAAACTGATTAACTGTTAAAGTTAATAACAGAAATCAGTTAAAACTGTGATTAACTAATATACTAAACAAAGAACTAATATCCATATCAAATTATCAATGATAATCAAGATAAGATAACTAAAAAGAGATAATTCATCATATCTCACATAACTCTATATTCCTGCCTACAGTTGATTTCAAGCTCAGAAAACTGCAGGCTACGGCTACCTCAAAGCCACATGGTGAAGATGTCATACCTTCATGGGTTAGTTAGTAAACATCAATCACTTTTTATTTCAACTGTATTTTCATTCatgttacttttttttgacagttCATTCATGTTACTTATATTAATCGTATAATAGAATTCTGA
This portion of the Trifolium pratense cultivar HEN17-A07 linkage group LG3, ARS_RC_1.1, whole genome shotgun sequence genome encodes:
- the LOC123918552 gene encoding CLAVATA3/ESR (CLE)-related protein 46, with product MRRQIFVHLFIAWLLLAVSALNHVTANFQAIQPVDFKLRKLQATATSKPHGEDVIPSWVTEKKTRKSPSGPNPIGNHRPPTKP